Sequence from the Campylobacter sp. MIT 12-8780 genome:
TTATACTTTGTTTTATATTTAAAAGATATAGACTAGCTCTTACTTATCTTGCTTTTAATCTTAGTTTTGCACTTGTTTATTTGCTTGATCATTTGAATTTATTAGGAAGTTTTTATAAATAAAAATAATTTTTTATACCCTAAAAATTTAACTTTTTCGTATCATAATTTTAAAATAAATGCTAAAATTTACGCTAGGCATTGAAGGAGAATCAAAACTATATGCTAAGTGATTATAACTTAAAATGAATTCATATAAATTTGATAAATATAAGGGCTAAAAAAGATGATTACTAAAGTTTTTATGCGTGAAAATGTGGGATTTAAGCTTGCTGAGCTTGAATTAAAGCCGGGCTTAACCGTCTTTACGGGCTTAAGTGGAGCTGGAAAATCTGTGCTTTTTAAAGGCATACTTTCAGCCTTTGCTTTGAGTGATTCTGAGGCGAAATTTGTAGAGCTTGAGCTTAATGATAGGCTTGATTTAAGTGATTTTGGTATTTTTGCCGAAGAAGAAAATTCATTTAAAATGCTTAAAGATAAAACGACAAAATACTTCATCAACAACCAAAGTATCGCTAAAAAGTCCTTAAATCAACTTTGTAAAAGCTTTGTAAAATACCTCAGTGCAAAGGAAAATAACGAGTTTTCAAATGAAAATTTTTTATTTTTGCTTGATACTCTTGAGGAACAAAAAGATGCAAATTTTGCAAATTTAAAGTTTGAATTTGGCGAAGTTTTTAAGCGATTTTTACAGGTAAAAAACGAACTTGAAACCTTGTTAAAAGAAGAACAAAAAGTAGAAGAACTCAAAGAACTTGCCCAGCTTCAAATTCAAAAAATCGAGCAGATCAATCCAAAGCCAAACGAGTTTGAAGAGCTAATGAGCCTTAAAAAAAGGCTTTCAAAAAAAGATAAGATCGAACAAGCTTGGAGCAAAGCAAATGAAATTTTTACTCTTGAAAAAAGCGTTTTGGAGGCTTTGAGTTTAAGTGAAGTTGATTCTAGCTTTTTTTCTGATTGTTTAAACGAACTTAGGGTTATTGCTGAAAAACAAAGTTTTGATGAGCTTGAATTTGATATAGAGGCTGTGCTTGATCGCATAGAGAGCTTATCAGGGTTGATAAAACGTTATGAAAGTGTGGAAAATGCTTTGCTTGTGCTGGAGCAAAAAAAGAAAGAGCTTGCTCGTTATGAGAACTTAAGCTTTGAAAAAAAGGAGCTTGAAATTCAGCTTAAAGAGCTTGAGGAACAAGTTTTAAGCTTGGCACAAATTATCAGCACAAAAAGAAAACAAAACCTAAGCACACTTGAAAATTTTTTAAACGAATATTTGCAGAATTTATATATGAAAAATATCCACTTAAAGCTTGAAACAATAGAGCTTAATGAACTTGGCTTTGATTTGGTAAATCTTGAGATTGATAAAACCGGACTTAAAAACCTTAGCTCGGGCGAACTTAACCGCCTAAGGCTTGCATTTATCGCCACACAATGTAGGATTTTAAATGCTGGCAAGGGCATTATCTTTTTAGATGAGATTGATGCGAATTTAAGCGGGAAAGAAGCTATGAGTATAGCTAAGGTGCTTGATGAGCTTTCAAAGTATTATCAAATCTTTGCCATTTCTCATCTGCCTCAACTTTCTTCTTATGCACGCAATCATTTTTTAGTCGAAAAACAAGGCACACAAAGCATAGTAAGAAGGCTTGAAAAAGATGAAAGGGTAAATGAGCTAGCAAGAATGGTAAGTGGTGAAAAAATCACAACTCAAGCCCTAGAATTTGCTAAAACCTTACTTGAAAATGTAAAATGAGTTTTTTATATATTAATTAAAATTTAAGATATAAAATACATTAAGCAAAAGCAAAACTACAAATTTTTGTGTTTTAGACACATTTTTTGATGATAAAAACTTGAAATTCTTTAGCTTTTCGCCTAAATTTAAGCAAAATTATAACAAAGAAATGCTAAAATTAAAGCTTTATTTAAACCCAAATATAAAGCGATATTTCATGGAAAAAATTCTTATCATTGATGATAATAAAATGCTTACAAAACTTTTGGCTAAAAAAATTTCAAGTGCTTTGCATTTTGAAGTGGATACGGCCTTTTCTTTTGCTGAAGCTATAGCACTTTTTGAGCAAGGAAATAAATATTTTTTGTGTTTTGCTGATCTGTGTTTGCCTGATGCGGGTAATGGAGAAATCGTTGATTATACACTTGAGATTGGTTTGCCAACTATCATTTTAACAGCAAGTAATGATACGCAAACTAGAGAAAAATTTATGGATAAAGATATACTTGCGTATATTTACAAAGAAAGCGAAACTTGCATAGAACAAATCATTAGTTCAATTGAACTGCTAAGTAAAAACAGAAAAAGCAAAGTCATCCTTGCTTTAAGTAAGGTTGCTGAGCGAAATGAGCTTAAAAAGATACTAAGCCTTAGGCTTTTTAATGTTCTTGTCGCAGCTCATGGCGAAGAAGCTTTAAACTATCTTAATGATAATGCAGATACCAAATTTATCATCGCAGATGCCCAAATGCCAGTTATTAATGGCTTGGATTTGCTTATTGAGATCAGGGAAAAATACTCTAAAACAGAACTTGGTGTGATTATAGTTGGCGAAAAAAATGATGCTCTTGAAGCAAGCTTGCTTCGCAATAATGCAAATGAATTTATCACCAAACCTTTCAGTAAAGAGCTTTTTAACGCTAGGCTTGATAAGCTTTTAAAATACATGAATGACTTTGAACTTATTAGCACTTTTACAGATATCGAGCCTTTAACAGGAGCAAAAAATTCAGCAGCCTTAAAAAGTGAGCTTGAGGATTATTTAAAAGAAATTCAAGGAAGCGACGAGGAATTTGCTTTTGCATACCTAGATATAGATAATTTAAATTTCATCAATGAAGAATACGGCTTTGATATAGGAGATGCAGTGCTTAAAAGCGTGGTAAAAGAAGTGTTAAATGAAACTATGGGTAAGGATATAGTGGGGCATTTTAGCACAGAAAAAATTTGCATAGTGCTTAAAAATATCAGTAATGAAAAAGCGATTAAAGTCTTTTCATCTATACGAGTAAATATCAAAAATAAAGGCATTTTAGTATCTTTAGACGAGCTTTTTTTCACTGCGAGTATAGGCATAACCTTTGGCAAAGCTGGGGCAAATTTAAATGAATTGAGTTCTAAGGCAAACAAGGCTTTACAAAGCGCAAAAGATAGTGGAAAAGATAGGGTAGAGGTATGTTTTTAGAGCTTGATTTTAGCACAAGTGCAAAGATCATTGATACACATTGTCATTTAGATAGTGAAGTTTTTGCTGATGATCTTGACGAGCTTTTAGAGCATAGTTTTAAAAATGCCATTGACAAAGTCATCATTCCAGCAGCAAATCCGCAGGATTTAAGCAAAGCAGTAAAACTTTGTGAGCGTTATAAAGAGCTTTATTTTGCTGTAGGAACACATCCTTATGAATGTGATAAATTTGATGAAAAACTTTTAAGAGAGCTTATCACGCATGAAAAATGTGTGGCTGTGGGCGAGTGCGGTTTTGATTATTATCACTCCAAAGATGAAGCGATTAAAGCTTCTCAAAGACTTGTATTTGAGGCTCAGCTTGAGCTTGCTTGCGAGTTTCAAAAACCAGTGATTATCCATTCAAGAGAAGCAAATGAAGATACTTACCAAACACTTAAAAAATACGCCCCAAAGCTCGTAGGTGGAGTTTTGCACTGCTTTAATGCAAGCGAGCTTTTACTTTCTTTGTATGAGTATAATTTTTATTTTGGCATAGGTGGGGTTTTAACCTTTAAAAATGCAAAAAATTTAGTTTCTATATTGCCAAAAATCCCAAAAGAAAAGCTTTTGCTTGAAACTGACGCTCCTTATCTTAGCCCAGAGCCTTTTAGAGGTAAAAGAAATGAGCCTATTTTAACGCATTTTGTCGCAAGTAAAATGGCAGAACTTTTAGCTATGCCAAGAGATGAGCTTATCACACTTTGCACGCATAATGCTAAAGAGCTATTTTTTAAGGAGAATAAAGCCTCGTGAAAATTATCATAAAAACAATAATTTTATCATTCTTGGCTCAAGGCTTGCTTTTTGCCAATGCTTTTGCACCAGAGTATTATAAAAACCAAGTTGAAATTCTAAGAACGCTTGATATAGAAAGTAGTTTTATCGGTGATCCTGTATTTGTTGAAGCAAAAAGTGAGCTTAAAAAACTTCACTCAAAAACTCTTGTGATTTCAGCTGAAAATAATTATGAGTTTATCCCAGTGCTCCGCCAAATCATTAACGAGCAAGATTTACCAAAAGAATTTTTGTATCTTGCCATCGTTGAATCTGGGCTTAAAACACATAGCACTTCACGCACTAAGGCTATTGGAGTGTGGCAGTTTATGGAAAATACGGCAAAAAGCCTTGACTTACGCGTTGATCCTTATATCGATGAGCGAAAAGATGTGTTTAAATCCACACTCGCAGCAGCAAATTACCTTAAAAGCTTAAAAGCTGAGTTTGGCAAGTGGTATTTGGCTATCTTAGCATATAATTGTGGTAATGGCAAACTTCGCCAAGCTATAAAAGAAGCAGGTAGCGATGATTTAAGTATCTTGCTTGATGCAGATAAAAAATACATTCCACTTGAAACAAGGGTTTTTATACGTAAAATTCTCACTTTGGCATTTTTAGCAAATAATGAAGATTTTGTTTTTGAGCAGAATTCAGCCTTTGCTAATTATTCGCTTTCTCATGAATTTAGTAAAGTAAGAGTGCCTCAAAGTGTTTCTTTAAGGGATTTGGCAAAACTTGCTGATTTGGATTTTGCTGAATTTAGACGTTATAATCCGCATTTTCGTTATGATTTTACCCCTCCAAATGGAGAAGTTTTTGTATATCTGCCTTTAAGCAAAAGTGAAAGCTTTAGCCAAAAGCTTGATACAACAAAGCTTGCAAAGGTTGATACAACTATACCAAAAACACAAATTTATATCGTAAAGTCCGGTGATTCGCTTTATAGCATAGCCAAAAAATATAAAATTTCAGTCGCTTCTATAAGAGCGTATAATAAAATCAAAAAAAATCATCTCAGTATCAAGCAAAAGCTTGTGATTCCAATACCAAAACAGGAGTATAATTATGCAAAAACTCAAAATAAAACAACTGCAAAACTCGTTAGTCGTTAGTTTTCTTGCTTTATTCATCAGTGCTTGTGGCTTGACAAGCTCAAAAACGCCAAGCGTGTATTATCCAAGCAAGGATTTTAAAAGCAACAAAGACGCCGCAAATTCTGGTGCAAAAGGCACGATGAAGCCTTATACGATTAATGGCAAGACGTATTATCCAACCGTCGTTGAAGTGGGTGAAACAGCCGATGGTATCGCAAGCTGGTATGGACCGGGTTTTCATGGTAAAAAAACTTCAAACGGCGAAACTTATGATCAAAATGGCTTTACAGCAGCTCATAAAACCTTACCGATGAATACTATCTTAAGTGTAACAAATTTAAACAACGGACGCAAAACCACCGTTCGCGTCAATGATAGAGGACCTTTTGTGGATAACAGAATCATCGATCTTTCAAAGGGTGCAGCAAGTCAAATCGATATGCTTCAAAGTGGCACAGCTCCAGTTCGCCTTGAAGTTATAGGCTTTGGTTCTGTAGATAGTTCACATCAACTTGTGCAACAAAATGTAAATTTAGGCACAAATGGTGAAATCGTAGATAATGGCAAGGTGTATGAAGGTGGAGGCTTTATGGTGCAAATCGGGGCTTTTCGTTTTGAAGAGGGCGCTCAAAGTACGGCACAAAAATACAAAAACTATCAAGGCTATACCGCTATAGTAAGAACGAGCGCAAAAGATGGACTTAATAGAGTGTTTTTAACAGGCTTTAGAAGTGAGGCTGAAGCAAGAGATTTTGCAAAAAGTGGAGCCTTTATCGGTGCTTTTGTCGTAAGGGAATAAAAAGGTTTTTGTGATGATAGAGCTTATTTTTTTAGATATTGATGGGTGCTTAACAGATGGCAAGATCATCTATACTTCGGACAATAAAGAAATAAAAGAATTTCATGTGCATGATGGTGCAGCTATTGAAGCGTGGCTTAAACTTGGTAAGAAAATAGCTATCATTACAGGGAGAAAAAGCGAATGCGTCGCTGCAAGAGCAAAGGACTTGAAAATTGATCTTGTGTATCAAGGCGTAAAAGATAAACTTACTTGCGCTAAATCAGTGCTAAAAAGCTTGAAGTTAAATTTCAAGCAAAGTGCAGCTATTGGGGATTATTATAATGATATTACCCTTTTAGAAGCTGTAAAATTAAGCTTTAAGCCTAAAAATGCCCATAAAGCTTTAAAAGTAGATAAAAATCTTACTCACAAAGGTGGAGATGGCGCAGTAGCTGAGATGATAGAATATATCATCAAGCACAATAAAATGCAAAGAGAGTGGAATGAGCTTTGGCGATAAAAATCTTTGCTGCTTTGATGGGAATTTTTGCTTTAGTTCTTGTTTTTTTAAGCACTCAGGATTTTTATTTTATTGATTTTAAGCCTTATGGGATTGATTTTAAAAATGTTGAGTCTAAGCATATTGAAGTATATGAATTAAACTCGAGCGAAGTTTTTACTCATTTTCAAGCTTCAAGTTGGAGCAGGTATGGAGAAGATGATGTTTTTACTGAGCTTAGAGTTTTTGGCTATGATTATAATTTAAGTGCAAATACGCTCAGCTTGAGTCAAAAAAATACGAAGCTTGAGGGCAATGTATTATACAAAGATGTTAATCAAACGCGCATAGAAGCCCAAAGTTTGCTTTATGATAGAGCGCAAAAGCTTTTAAGCACGCAAACTGAGTTTAAGGCATATAGGGGCGTAAGTATGCTTACTGGGCAAAGTTTGATTTATGATGTGCAAAACAAAGAGTTAAATATCAAAGGAGTAAAGGCGTGGTTAGAGTCAAATTGATGCTTTTTTTCAGCCTTGCTCTTGTTTTGTATGCTGGACAGATTGAAGTGAGTGCGAGTCATTTTTATGCAGATGAAAAAAAAGGTCAAAATGTGCTTAGTGGCAATGTTATCGTAAAACACGAAAAAGATATTTTGCACTCAGCAAAACTGACTATACTCACCAATGAAAACCGCAAACCTACAAGATATATAGCCTCTGGAAAAGCTCGTTTTGATATCGTTCTTAATGGTAAAAACTACAAAGGCAGTGGAGATGAGTTTGTATATATCGTCGCACAAGATACTTATGAGATTAACGGAAATGCTTATATAGAAGAGCTTGAAAGTGGAAAAAAGCTTTTTGGCGATAAGATTGTTGTCAATAGAAAAGAAAATCTTTACAGCGTTACGAGCAAGCAAAATCAGCCTGCTCGTTTTGTGTTTGATTTGGAGGAAAAGTGATTATTGGTGCCAAATTTATAAGCTCTTTAGCCAGATACGATGAAAATGCACCCTTAGCTTGCACGCAGATTGCTTTTCTTGGACGCTCTAACGTAGGAAAAAGCTCTTTAATCAATGCTTTATGCCATCAAAAAAGTCTGGCAAAAAGCTCAAGCACGCCCGGAAAAACACAACTTATCAATCTTTTTGAGGTTATATTTAAATTCAATGAAGAAAAGCATACTTTTATCTTTGTGGATTTACCCGGTTTTGGTTATGCTAAGGTGAGCAAAGACACAAAAGAACAATGGCACAAGAGTTTAGATGAGTTTTTACGCAAGCAAAGGCAAATCAAACTTTTTGTGCATTTAGTTGATGCAAGGCATACAAATTTAGAGCTTGATGAAGGTTTGCAGCAGTATTTGCAAAGCTTTTTGCAAGCCGATCAAAGAATTTTAAGGGTTTTTACTAAGGCTGACAAGCTTAATCAAAGCCAAAAAGCAAAACTCAAGCAAAACTTTAAAGACGCCTTTCTTGTATCAAGCACAGCAAAACAAGGCTTAGAAGAGCTTGAAAATGAACTTTTTAGGCAAAGTTTGGGGCTATAAAATGGCAAGACGAAAATACGGCACAAA
This genomic interval carries:
- a CDS encoding DNA recombination protein RecN, which codes for MITKVFMRENVGFKLAELELKPGLTVFTGLSGAGKSVLFKGILSAFALSDSEAKFVELELNDRLDLSDFGIFAEEENSFKMLKDKTTKYFINNQSIAKKSLNQLCKSFVKYLSAKENNEFSNENFLFLLDTLEEQKDANFANLKFEFGEVFKRFLQVKNELETLLKEEQKVEELKELAQLQIQKIEQINPKPNEFEELMSLKKRLSKKDKIEQAWSKANEIFTLEKSVLEALSLSEVDSSFFSDCLNELRVIAEKQSFDELEFDIEAVLDRIESLSGLIKRYESVENALLVLEQKKKELARYENLSFEKKELEIQLKELEEQVLSLAQIISTKRKQNLSTLENFLNEYLQNLYMKNIHLKLETIELNELGFDLVNLEIDKTGLKNLSSGELNRLRLAFIATQCRILNAGKGIIFLDEIDANLSGKEAMSIAKVLDELSKYYQIFAISHLPQLSSYARNHFLVEKQGTQSIVRRLEKDERVNELARMVSGEKITTQALEFAKTLLENVK
- the cbrR gene encoding bile resistance response regulator CbrR, producing the protein MEKILIIDDNKMLTKLLAKKISSALHFEVDTAFSFAEAIALFEQGNKYFLCFADLCLPDAGNGEIVDYTLEIGLPTIILTASNDTQTREKFMDKDILAYIYKESETCIEQIISSIELLSKNRKSKVILALSKVAERNELKKILSLRLFNVLVAAHGEEALNYLNDNADTKFIIADAQMPVINGLDLLIEIREKYSKTELGVIIVGEKNDALEASLLRNNANEFITKPFSKELFNARLDKLLKYMNDFELISTFTDIEPLTGAKNSAALKSELEDYLKEIQGSDEEFAFAYLDIDNLNFINEEYGFDIGDAVLKSVVKEVLNETMGKDIVGHFSTEKICIVLKNISNEKAIKVFSSIRVNIKNKGILVSLDELFFTASIGITFGKAGANLNELSSKANKALQSAKDSGKDRVEVCF
- a CDS encoding TatD family hydrolase, translating into MFLELDFSTSAKIIDTHCHLDSEVFADDLDELLEHSFKNAIDKVIIPAANPQDLSKAVKLCERYKELYFAVGTHPYECDKFDEKLLRELITHEKCVAVGECGFDYYHSKDEAIKASQRLVFEAQLELACEFQKPVIIHSREANEDTYQTLKKYAPKLVGGVLHCFNASELLLSLYEYNFYFGIGGVLTFKNAKNLVSILPKIPKEKLLLETDAPYLSPEPFRGKRNEPILTHFVASKMAELLAMPRDELITLCTHNAKELFFKENKAS
- a CDS encoding lytic transglycosylase domain-containing protein, encoding MKTIILSFLAQGLLFANAFAPEYYKNQVEILRTLDIESSFIGDPVFVEAKSELKKLHSKTLVISAENNYEFIPVLRQIINEQDLPKEFLYLAIVESGLKTHSTSRTKAIGVWQFMENTAKSLDLRVDPYIDERKDVFKSTLAAANYLKSLKAEFGKWYLAILAYNCGNGKLRQAIKEAGSDDLSILLDADKKYIPLETRVFIRKILTLAFLANNEDFVFEQNSAFANYSLSHEFSKVRVPQSVSLRDLAKLADLDFAEFRRYNPHFRYDFTPPNGEVFVYLPLSKSESFSQKLDTTKLAKVDTTIPKTQIYIVKSGDSLYSIAKKYKISVASIRAYNKIKKNHLSIKQKLVIPIPKQEYNYAKTQNKTTAKLVSR
- a CDS encoding septal ring lytic transglycosylase RlpA family protein, whose protein sequence is MQKLKIKQLQNSLVVSFLALFISACGLTSSKTPSVYYPSKDFKSNKDAANSGAKGTMKPYTINGKTYYPTVVEVGETADGIASWYGPGFHGKKTSNGETYDQNGFTAAHKTLPMNTILSVTNLNNGRKTTVRVNDRGPFVDNRIIDLSKGAASQIDMLQSGTAPVRLEVIGFGSVDSSHQLVQQNVNLGTNGEIVDNGKVYEGGGFMVQIGAFRFEEGAQSTAQKYKNYQGYTAIVRTSAKDGLNRVFLTGFRSEAEARDFAKSGAFIGAFVVRE
- a CDS encoding KdsC family phosphatase yields the protein MIELIFLDIDGCLTDGKIIYTSDNKEIKEFHVHDGAAIEAWLKLGKKIAIITGRKSECVAARAKDLKIDLVYQGVKDKLTCAKSVLKSLKLNFKQSAAIGDYYNDITLLEAVKLSFKPKNAHKALKVDKNLTHKGGDGAVAEMIEYIIKHNKMQREWNELWR
- a CDS encoding LPS export ABC transporter periplasmic protein LptC, encoding MAIKIFAALMGIFALVLVFLSTQDFYFIDFKPYGIDFKNVESKHIEVYELNSSEVFTHFQASSWSRYGEDDVFTELRVFGYDYNLSANTLSLSQKNTKLEGNVLYKDVNQTRIEAQSLLYDRAQKLLSTQTEFKAYRGVSMLTGQSLIYDVQNKELNIKGVKAWLESN
- the lptA gene encoding lipopolysaccharide transport periplasmic protein LptA, which translates into the protein MLFFSLALVLYAGQIEVSASHFYADEKKGQNVLSGNVIVKHEKDILHSAKLTILTNENRKPTRYIASGKARFDIVLNGKNYKGSGDEFVYIVAQDTYEINGNAYIEELESGKKLFGDKIVVNRKENLYSVTSKQNQPARFVFDLEEK
- the yihA gene encoding ribosome biogenesis GTP-binding protein YihA/YsxC — encoded protein: MIIGAKFISSLARYDENAPLACTQIAFLGRSNVGKSSLINALCHQKSLAKSSSTPGKTQLINLFEVIFKFNEEKHTFIFVDLPGFGYAKVSKDTKEQWHKSLDEFLRKQRQIKLFVHLVDARHTNLELDEGLQQYLQSFLQADQRILRVFTKADKLNQSQKAKLKQNFKDAFLVSSTAKQGLEELENELFRQSLGL